One segment of Salvia splendens isolate huo1 chromosome 20, SspV2, whole genome shotgun sequence DNA contains the following:
- the LOC121782426 gene encoding carbonic anhydrase 2-like — MSTVNGFLTPPTANLLRRAAAFQPVASAKLSSSSPSPPPSLIRDKPVFAAPAPIIHRAPREDLGEYSYEEAIAELERLLSVKGELAPAAAAKIDQITAELQTENGSATLSPSVERLKTGFLTFKHKKYNLRPGLYSELARGQTPKYMIFACSDSRVCPSHVLDIQPGEAFVVRNVANMVPPYDKTQYSGAGSAIEYAVLHLKVQEIVVMGHSACGGIKGLMSFPYNGTYSTDFIEDWVKIGLPAKAKVTAENGDTAFGDQCVLCEKEAVNVSLENLLSYPFVRQGVVNGTLALKGAHYDFIKGGLELWALDFSLSPPVSL; from the exons ATGTCGACCGTCAACGGCTTCCTCACTCCACCCACGGCCAATCTATTGAGACGGGCCGCTGCATTCCAGCCTGTTGCCTCAGCGAAGCTCAGCTCCTCATCCCCTTCTCCACCGCCCAGCCTCATCCGGGACAAGCCGGTTTTCGCAGCTCCAGCTCCCATCATCCACCGCGCTCCG AGAGAGGACTTGGGAGAATACTCATACGAAGAAGCCATAGCTGAACTCGAAAGACTACTAAG TGTTAAGGGAGAGCTAGCACCTGCTGCAGCAGCAAAAATCGATCAAATCACGGCCGAGCTGCAGACAGAAAACGGCAGCGCCACTCTTTCACCCTCCGTTGAAAGATTGAAGACCGGTTTCCTCACCTTCAAACATAAGAAGTACAA CTTGAGACCAGGATTGTACAGCGAGCTCGCCAGAGGCCAGACTCCCAAG TATATGATCTTTGCATGCTCGGATTCACGCGTGTGCCCATCCCATGTGCTGGACATCCAACCGGGGGAGGCGTTTGTGGTTCGTAATGTTGCTAACATGGTCCCTCCATATGACAAG ACCCAATATTCCGGAGCAGGGTCTGCTATAGAGTATGCTGTCCTGCACCTCAAG GTACAAGAGATAGTAGTGATGGGGCACAGCGCCTGCGGTGGAATCAAGGGGCTCATGTCCTTCCCATACAACGGAACATACTCAAC CGATTTCATCGAAGACTGGGTGAAAATCGGCTTACCTGCAAAGGCCAAGGTGACAGCTGAGAATGGAGACACGGCTTTTGGTGATCAGTGCGTGCTGTGTGAGAAG GAGGCAGTGAATGTGTCGCTTGAAAACCTGTTATCGTATCCATTTGTTCGACAGGGAGTGGTGAATGGAACTCTAGCCCTCAAGGGTGCTCATTATGATTTCATCAAAGGAGGTTTGGAGCTCTGGGCACTCGATTTCAGCCTTTCCCCACCTGTATCTCTATGA